In one window of bacterium DNA:
- a CDS encoding HlyD family secretion protein: MRRRWLFLGVLVGVAAAAIYAVHYFSYAATHPNTDDASVGGDTVAINAKISARVTQVLANGDQHVRRGDLLVTLLPSDARVQADQAAAAAAQAIAAEGQVRAAEGNVAAADAALTKARRDLARQQTLYRAGAVAAMDLDAATAAQDTAAAQYRAAQGQLAAAIDQQRAAASQAQAQRISAAEEARETRIVAPADGAIADQVPVQVGQVVQPGQTLMTLVPFSPRWIDANFKETQLRYVRVGQPALVHVDLLNQTFHGHVERLGPATGAALSLLPPENATGNYTKVVQRVPVRVALDDPAGRALQVGLSVEVTIDTTQPGRTAQAAP, encoded by the coding sequence ATGCGCCGCCGCTGGCTCTTCCTCGGCGTCCTCGTCGGCGTGGCGGCGGCGGCAATATACGCGGTGCACTACTTCAGCTACGCCGCGACCCACCCGAATACCGACGATGCGTCGGTGGGCGGCGACACCGTCGCCATCAACGCCAAGATTTCCGCGCGCGTGACCCAGGTGCTGGCGAACGGCGATCAGCACGTACGGCGGGGAGACCTGTTGGTCACGCTGCTCCCATCGGACGCGCGCGTGCAGGCCGACCAGGCGGCGGCCGCGGCGGCGCAGGCGATCGCCGCCGAGGGTCAGGTCCGCGCCGCGGAGGGTAACGTGGCGGCTGCGGACGCCGCGCTCACCAAGGCGCGTCGGGATCTTGCCCGTCAGCAGACTCTGTATCGCGCCGGGGCCGTCGCGGCGATGGATCTTGACGCGGCGACGGCCGCCCAGGACACCGCGGCCGCGCAGTATCGGGCGGCACAGGGGCAACTGGCTGCCGCGATCGATCAACAGCGGGCCGCCGCGTCGCAGGCGCAGGCGCAGCGCATTTCCGCGGCCGAGGAAGCGCGGGAGACCCGGATCGTCGCGCCGGCCGACGGCGCGATCGCAGACCAGGTGCCTGTTCAGGTGGGACAGGTCGTGCAGCCCGGCCAAACGCTCATGACGCTGGTCCCCTTCTCTCCCCGCTGGATCGACGCCAACTTCAAGGAGACGCAACTGCGGTACGTTCGGGTGGGGCAGCCTGCGCTGGTCCACGTCGATTTGCTCAATCAAACCTTCCACGGGCACGTCGAGCGACTCGGGCCCGCGACCGGCGCGGCGTTATCCCTCCTCCCGCCCGAAAACGCGACCGGCAACTACACGAAGGTCGTACAGCGCGTGCCGGTCCGGGTCGCGCTGGATGATCCCGCCGGCCGCGCGCTGCAGGTGGGGCTGTCGGTCGAGGTGACGATCGACACAACGCAGCCCGGACGGACGGCCCAGGCCGCTCCCTAA
- a CDS encoding DHA2 family efflux MFS transporter permease subunit, with the protein MTSSAAPAITAAPDGGTRNKWLVTAAVTVGTLMGTVDTSIVNVALPNIQANYGVTITEVAWISTGYLIALAIVLPLTGWLSSVFGRKRLYQTCLLVFIGASALAGLAPSLPFLIAARVLQGLGAGVLSPTEQTILRETFPPEEQGLATGLYALVVVLGPTIGPLIGGAITDNYTWRWIFFINLPVGIIGSLMVAAFVPDPAHARARPTTVDAVGIGLVSVGLAGLLVVLEQGNEWGWFDSPLVWGIGLTAISCLVLFVLWELLGTDTPAVDLRVLAHPPFAAAWAGVSLMAFGLIGALLLQSLFLQEVLGYTATQTGWAFLPRGLITMCMSPLAGLLMPRVGPRAMATVGVASVTTGVFLMSRWTLDTGPPQILLALMVNGFGLSLLFLPLFTSGLATLDRRRLTGAAGLLSLQLQLGSAFGTAVLATMLQDGMQRYHALLAVHTAPTDPQFTSRLQQLQALAAGRGGDPVAAQHQAAAIINGMISQQASVLAFEHAFQVVLVGVLAMAICIPFFRVPSGRRAAPMH; encoded by the coding sequence GTGACATCTTCGGCCGCTCCGGCGATCACCGCGGCCCCCGACGGAGGCACGCGGAACAAATGGCTGGTCACCGCCGCCGTGACCGTCGGGACGCTGATGGGGACGGTGGACACGTCGATCGTCAACGTGGCCCTTCCCAACATCCAGGCGAACTACGGCGTGACGATCACCGAAGTCGCGTGGATCTCGACCGGCTACCTGATCGCGCTCGCCATCGTGCTGCCGCTCACCGGTTGGCTGTCGTCGGTCTTTGGGCGCAAGCGGCTCTACCAGACCTGCCTGCTCGTCTTCATCGGCGCCTCGGCGCTGGCCGGCCTGGCCCCGTCGCTGCCGTTCCTGATCGCGGCGCGCGTGCTGCAGGGGCTCGGCGCCGGCGTCCTCAGCCCGACGGAGCAGACAATCCTGCGCGAAACGTTTCCCCCCGAGGAGCAAGGTCTGGCGACCGGCCTCTACGCGCTCGTGGTCGTGCTGGGGCCGACGATCGGGCCGCTCATCGGCGGGGCGATCACCGACAACTACACTTGGCGCTGGATCTTCTTCATCAACCTGCCGGTCGGCATCATCGGGTCGCTCATGGTGGCGGCGTTCGTCCCGGACCCCGCTCACGCGAGAGCCCGGCCGACCACGGTCGATGCCGTCGGCATCGGCCTCGTCAGCGTGGGCCTGGCCGGCCTGCTGGTCGTCCTCGAACAGGGCAACGAGTGGGGGTGGTTCGATTCTCCGCTCGTGTGGGGGATCGGCCTCACGGCGATCTCGTGCCTCGTGCTCTTCGTGCTGTGGGAGCTCCTCGGGACCGACACCCCCGCGGTCGATCTCCGCGTGCTCGCCCATCCGCCGTTTGCCGCGGCCTGGGCCGGCGTGTCCCTCATGGCGTTCGGACTCATCGGGGCCTTGCTGCTCCAATCGTTGTTCCTGCAGGAGGTGCTGGGGTATACCGCCACGCAGACGGGGTGGGCGTTTCTGCCGCGCGGACTCATCACCATGTGCATGAGTCCGCTGGCCGGCCTCCTCATGCCCCGTGTCGGCCCGCGCGCGATGGCCACGGTCGGCGTCGCGTCCGTCACGACCGGCGTGTTTCTCATGTCGCGGTGGACGCTGGACACGGGCCCGCCACAGATCCTCCTCGCCTTGATGGTCAATGGCTTCGGTCTGTCGCTGCTGTTCCTTCCGCTGTTCACGTCGGGGCTGGCGACGTTGGACCGCCGCCGGCTCACCGGGGCGGCCGGTCTGCTCAGTCTTCAACTCCAACTCGGCTCGGCATTTGGCACCGCGGTGCTCGCCACGATGCTCCAAGACGGCATGCAGCGCTACCACGCCCTGCTCGCCGTCCACACCGCCCCGACGGATCCTCAGTTCACATCGCGGCTCCAACAACTCCAGGCACTCGCGGCCGGCCGGGGCGGCGATCCGGTCGCGGCCCAGCACCAGGCGGCCGCCATTATCAACGGAATGATCAGCCAGCAGGCCTCGGTGCTCGCGTTCGAGCATGCCTTTCAGGTCGTGCTGGTGGGGGTGCTCGCGATGGCGATCTGCATCCCGTTTTTCCGCGTGCCGTCGGGGCGCCGCGCGGCGCCGATGCATTAG
- the nagZ gene encoding beta-N-acetylhexosaminidase has product MMPGSVTPPSDLIGQLFMVDFTGLEPSPDVDRLIRDGAGGIVLFDKNIAEPVQIAALTNALQRIAADAGQPPLLISMDQEGGPVVRLRAGATHFPSAMAFGAAGSEALVASAAGITARELRAVGVPMNFAPVLDVNTNPRNPVIGVRSYGEDPDRVGRLGAAAVRAMQVSGVAATVKHFPGHGDTAVDSHVRLPTVKHDFRRLDRVELAPYRAAIAAGCAAVMTAHIIFRALDPDRPATVSPAVLGFLRERLGFGGVIVTDSMAMDAIRGYARPGEAAVQAVLAGADIVLACGALDAQREALAAVREAVASGRIPPTRIADAVARVDALKRRVKLAERATVRVEDVARRVGVPAHLIVADRVAEAAVTLVRDPGALLPLCSGPVAVVDGAAGDGTAGRLAEALRAAGREAVCVPLVAGQAPGDGVLVLPVGHARRDTAETRTTAARVAQAAAETGPLVVIATGAPYVLADVPPQATCLAVYGDDPASLRAGARALAGLVTAQGVLPVSLPEPGSSVP; this is encoded by the coding sequence ATGATGCCGGGCTCGGTCACGCCGCCGTCGGATCTCATCGGCCAGCTGTTCATGGTGGACTTCACCGGCCTCGAACCGTCGCCGGACGTGGACCGTCTGATCCGGGACGGCGCCGGCGGCATCGTGCTGTTCGATAAGAACATCGCCGAGCCGGTCCAGATCGCGGCCTTGACCAACGCGCTCCAACGCATCGCGGCAGACGCCGGGCAGCCGCCGCTCCTGATCAGCATGGACCAGGAGGGCGGTCCGGTCGTGCGCCTGCGCGCCGGCGCCACCCACTTCCCGAGCGCGATGGCGTTCGGCGCTGCCGGCAGCGAGGCCCTGGTGGCCTCCGCGGCCGGCATCACCGCGCGGGAGCTGCGCGCGGTCGGCGTGCCGATGAATTTTGCGCCCGTGCTCGACGTCAACACGAATCCGCGGAATCCTGTCATCGGCGTGCGGTCGTACGGCGAAGACCCGGACCGCGTCGGCCGGCTTGGCGCCGCAGCGGTCCGGGCAATGCAGGTCTCGGGCGTCGCGGCGACCGTCAAGCACTTTCCCGGACATGGGGACACGGCCGTCGACTCGCACGTCCGATTGCCCACCGTGAAGCACGACTTCCGGCGGCTGGACAGGGTCGAGCTCGCCCCCTACCGGGCCGCCATCGCCGCGGGGTGCGCCGCGGTCATGACGGCGCACATCATCTTCCGGGCCCTCGATCCCGATCGCCCGGCCACCGTCTCCCCCGCCGTGCTCGGGTTCCTGCGCGAGCGCCTGGGTTTTGGCGGGGTGATCGTGACGGACTCGATGGCCATGGACGCGATCAGGGGGTACGCGCGGCCCGGCGAGGCCGCGGTGCAGGCCGTGCTGGCCGGCGCCGACATCGTGCTCGCGTGCGGGGCGCTCGACGCACAGCGGGAGGCCCTCGCCGCGGTGCGCGAGGCGGTGGCGAGCGGCCGCATTCCGCCGACCAGGATCGCGGACGCCGTCGCGCGGGTGGACGCGCTGAAGCGGCGGGTCAAACTGGCCGAGCGGGCGACCGTACGGGTCGAAGACGTTGCGCGCCGGGTCGGCGTGCCGGCCCACCTCATCGTCGCCGACCGGGTGGCCGAAGCCGCCGTGACCCTGGTCCGCGATCCCGGCGCGTTGCTCCCGTTGTGCTCCGGGCCGGTGGCAGTCGTCGACGGAGCGGCAGGTGACGGCACCGCGGGTCGGCTGGCCGAGGCGCTGCGGGCGGCGGGGCGTGAGGCGGTCTGCGTGCCGCTGGTGGCCGGGCAGGCGCCCGGCGACGGGGTCCTCGTCCTCCCGGTCGGGCACGCGCGGCGCGACACGGCAGAGACGCGCACGACTGCCGCGCGCGTCGCACAGGCCGCGGCGGAGACCGGTCCGCTCGTCGTCATCGCGACCGGCGCCCCGTATGTCCTCGCGGACGTGCCGCCGCAGGCGACGTGTCTTGCGGTCTACGGCGACGACCCGGCCTCGCTGCGCGCCGGGGCGCGCGCGCTCGCCGGCCTCGTCACGGCACAGGGAGTGCTGCCGGTCTCCCTTCCGGAGCCCGGCTCATCTGTCCCCTAG
- a CDS encoding GNAT family N-acetyltransferase: protein MTEGIHLRPFDAGRIGEIVRLWNAAAGAAFPLREALLRQNTVLDPHFDPEGASLACAASTDRVVGCCIAKIAREPLGADGLAADRGWLSLVAVDPQHRRRGIGRSLVGAAEAFLRTRHRAKAVLGSDPAHFFPGVPDATDAGGFFEACGYRFRGEAYDLHRFLRDYRTPEAVTALLAQHHDIEIRPLAPGDRPALLAFLTAAFPGRWRYTIERFLARGGPIGDVMGVTRDGTIRGFALLFHPQSRWIGPSIAWASYPAAAAGGLGPMGLSPEIRGRGLGLALLDRAMVHLAGLGVDEMVIDWTILLDFYGKLGFAPHRRYRHGERLL, encoded by the coding sequence ATGACGGAGGGCATCCACCTGCGGCCGTTCGACGCCGGCCGGATCGGCGAGATCGTCCGACTCTGGAACGCCGCGGCCGGTGCCGCCTTCCCGCTCAGGGAGGCGCTCCTTCGGCAGAACACCGTGCTCGATCCACACTTCGACCCCGAGGGGGCATCGCTCGCCTGCGCCGCGTCGACGGACCGCGTCGTCGGATGCTGCATCGCCAAGATTGCGCGGGAGCCGCTCGGGGCCGACGGCCTGGCGGCCGACCGGGGATGGCTCAGTCTCGTCGCCGTCGACCCGCAGCACCGGCGGCGCGGAATCGGGAGGTCGCTCGTCGGCGCCGCGGAGGCATTTCTCCGCACCAGGCACCGGGCGAAGGCGGTCCTGGGGTCCGATCCGGCGCACTTCTTTCCCGGCGTCCCGGACGCCACGGACGCGGGCGGGTTTTTCGAAGCGTGCGGCTATCGTTTTCGGGGCGAGGCCTACGATCTGCACCGATTCCTAAGGGACTATCGCACTCCGGAAGCGGTGACGGCCCTCTTGGCACAGCACCACGACATCGAAATCCGGCCGCTCGCCCCCGGCGACCGGCCCGCGCTGCTCGCGTTCCTCACCGCGGCGTTTCCGGGGCGCTGGCGGTACACGATCGAACGGTTTCTGGCCCGCGGAGGACCCATCGGCGACGTGATGGGCGTCACGCGGGACGGGACGATCCGCGGATTCGCGCTGCTCTTTCACCCGCAGTCGCGCTGGATTGGGCCGAGCATCGCCTGGGCCTCCTATCCCGCGGCGGCGGCCGGAGGTCTCGGACCCATGGGCTTGTCCCCCGAAATCCGCGGCCGCGGCCTTGGCCTTGCCCTCCTCGATCGGGCTATGGTTCATCTCGCCGGGCTCGGCGTCGATGAGATGGTGATCGACTGGACGATTCTGCTCGACTTCTACGGAAAACTCGGCTTCGCGCCGCACCGGCGCTACCGTCACGGCGAGCGGCTGCTATGA